Proteins from one Homalodisca vitripennis isolate AUS2020 chromosome 3, UT_GWSS_2.1, whole genome shotgun sequence genomic window:
- the LOC124358264 gene encoding protein angel homolog 1-like encodes MYRTSEFRVVDFTPIHYQRPEVGLLDRPNVGMVVKFEVRRHPGHFVVVANTHLLYNPRRMDIKLCQLTILLAETERMASCGPNKYHPVILAGDLNARADSGLISLLRNGSVDCRDVVPGHWRNVRITDRETLSVPIGLLGKYLNISDTCQYTDVVAARAQGLEDPRKNSAMGVDELDRISPRTLSPQKVLGLEELLEKLRVCSDISLGSACNATGLSQVVTSPPKNENEYRVVRNYIAPHLRSSSWCLRHPFHFMDVYQNPITGRHGSLRQGNQKQLFVKDYIFLQCELQPLIS; translated from the exons ATGTATAGGACAAGTGAATTCCGGGTTGTAGATTTTACCCCTATTCACTACCAGCGTCCAGAGGTAGGTCTCTTGGACCGCCCAAACGTGGGCATGGTAGTGAAATTTGAGGTGAGACGGCACCCGGGTCACTTTGTGGTGGTGGCTAACACCCACCTCCTATACAATCCACGCCGCATGGACATCAAGCTCTGTCAGCTGACCATCCTGCTGGCAGAGACAGAGCGGATGGCCTCCTGTGGTCCTAACAA ATATCACCCCGTGATTCTTGCTGGAGACCTGAACGCTCGGGCGGACTCGGGCCTGATTTCTCTGCTGAGGAACGGGTCTGTGGACTGCCGTGACGTAGTTCCGGGTCACTGGCGCAATGTTAGGATTACAGACAGAGAGACACTGTCAGTGCCCATCGGTCTGCTCGGCAAGTATCTGAATATTTCGGATACATGCCAGTATACTGATGTGGTTGCTGCCAGGGCACAAGGGTTGGAGGATCCCAGGAAAAACtcag CTATGGGGGTGGATGAGCTGGATAGAATCTCCCCAAGAACCCTCTCCCCCCAGAAAGTGTTA GGTCTCGAGGAACTCCTCGAGAAGCTTCGGGTTTGCTCTGACATCAGCCTGGGGTCTGCCTGCAATGCCACAGGTCTCTCTCAAGTCGTAACATCCCCGCCAAAG AATGAAAACGAATATAGGGTGGTAAGAAATTACATCGCCCCTCACCTTAG GAGCTCTTCGTGGTGCTTGAGGCATCCCTTCCACTTCATGGATGTCTACCAGAATCCTATCACTGGTAGACATGGGAGCCTCAGACAGGGCAATCAGAAGCAGCTATTTGTCAaagattacatatttttacag TGTGAACTCCAGCCCCTAATCAGCTGA